The Candidatus Poribacteria bacterium genome segment TTCATATAGCGGGGATAGTTCACGCAACCGGGCGACCTGTGCTGCGACGCACTCTACAACCGTATCAACCTCTGCTTTCGTGTTGTGGCGTCCCAAACCGAATCGGATAGCACCGAGGGCAAGTTCGTCTTTAACTCCCATCGCACGTAGAACGTAGGATGGTTCAACGGAGTCAGAATTACAGGCTGACCCTGATGAAAGTGCGATCTCATTCAAGCCCGATAGTATCGACTGGCTTTCGACAAACTCAAAGCTGAGGTTGAGGTTGCCGGGAACGCGTTTTATCGGATGTCCGTTGAGGTAGATGAGATCAATCCGTTTAGATAATTCGTGATAGAGCTGCTCTCGTAACGCAGCGATTCGATTCACTTCTTCCACCATCTCCTGCTTGCACAACTCGCAGGCTGCTCCGAAACCGACGATACCGGGGACGTTGAGCGTCCCCGATCTAATGTTATTCTCTTGACCGCCGCCGTGTAGCAGCGGGTACAACTGGATCGGTGGGTTTTTCTTGCGGACGTAGAGGGCACCGATTCCTTTGGGACCGTACATCTTGTGGGCTGTGAACGACATCAGATCTACTTTTAGTTTGTCAACATCGGATTCAACTTTGCCGATCCCTTGCGTCGCATCGGAATGGAAAAGTATACCATATTTCTCCGCGATTTCGCCCACTTCTGTGATGGGGTTGATTGTTCCGACTTCGCCGTTGACGTAGATGAGGCTAATTAGTACGGTTCGATCTGTGATGGCATCTTCGACCTGCTGCGGATGAACCATCCCATATTTGTCCACGGGAAGGTAGGTCACATCAAATCCTGAATCCTCTAATGCCTTACATGAATCCAAAACTGCGTGGTGTTCGACGGTGCTGGTAATGATATGATTTCCACGATCTTTATATTGATAGGCGATCCCCTTGACCGCGAGGTTATCCGATTCCGTCGCGCCGCTGGTGAATATGGTCTCCTCCTCTGAACAGCCAATCAAATCTGCGACCTGATCGCGTGCAATGTCCACTGCATCCTTCGCGTACTCCCCGAATAGGTGCGTGCTACTGGCAGCGTTCCCGAAATGGTTTGTCAGGTATGGCATCATCGCCTCTAGCACTCGTGGATCGAGGGGTGTGGTGGCATGGCTATCCATGTAAATTGGTTGTGACATTGCTGCTCATCTCCGTTTCAAGTATCCAAGATCGTCTTAGGTGGCATCAATTCGTGCTCCTCGTGCCAAAGAAATTGCTCCGATCAAGCGCGATTTGTTCAATTTCGTTAATGTCTTCCTCAGAAAGACCGTCGTAAACGCAGGTTGCGAGTTTCAGAGATACCGGTTCTGTTTCATCGTCAATGGTGATACGGACGTGTGCACCCTCGGAAATTTCGATTGTATTGGGCTGCATTGGTCGAAATGTGCCGTTTTCGTAGATGGCATCAATTACATGTTTCATCTGAGTCACCTCCACTGTCTTAATATATTCAGTTGTGGCTGGGATTCGTCCGCATATCTCCGATAATCCAAGAACATTGGTCAAGCCCCAATTCTCCGTCGTCAGTTGCAATGACCTGCTTAATTGTTGCTCAAACTACGCTCATGCAACAATCGAAATAGGAACTCTATGAAT includes the following:
- a CDS encoding IscS subfamily cysteine desulfurase, yielding MSQPIYMDSHATTPLDPRVLEAMMPYLTNHFGNAASSTHLFGEYAKDAVDIARDQVADLIGCSEEETIFTSGATESDNLAVKGIAYQYKDRGNHIITSTVEHHAVLDSCKALEDSGFDVTYLPVDKYGMVHPQQVEDAITDRTVLISLIYVNGEVGTINPITEVGEIAEKYGILFHSDATQGIGKVESDVDKLKVDLMSFTAHKMYGPKGIGALYVRKKNPPIQLYPLLHGGGQENNIRSGTLNVPGIVGFGAACELCKQEMVEEVNRIAALREQLYHELSKRIDLIYLNGHPIKRVPGNLNLSFEFVESQSILSGLNEIALSSGSACNSDSVEPSYVLRAMGVKDELALGAIRFGLGRHNTKAEVDTVVECVAAQVARLRELSPLYEMVQNDNYEAVIPENGEI
- a CDS encoding antitoxin family protein, producing MKHVIDAIYENGTFRPMQPNTIEISEGAHVRITIDDETEPVSLKLATCVYDGLSEEDINEIEQIALDRSNFFGTRSTN